In Ctenopharyngodon idella isolate HZGC_01 chromosome 1, HZGC01, whole genome shotgun sequence, a single genomic region encodes these proteins:
- the smim18 gene encoding small integral membrane protein 18: MNMSSSSALIQQIYPFHDGWNVACFIILLLFILTILSLATLAFLYELLDCGCFTKTKTVRDLRRQHEEVV; this comes from the coding sequence ATGAACATGTCCAGCAGTTCTGCTCTGATCCAGCAGATCTATCCCTTCCATGATGGCTGGAATGTTGCCTGCTTCATCATTCTCCTCCTCTTCATCCTTACCATCCTCTCCCTCGCCACACTGGCTTTCCTCTACGAGCTGCTGGACTGCGGATGCTTCACCAAAACTAAAACGGTTCGAGACCTGCGCCGCCAGCACGAAGAGGTGGTTTAG
- the gtf2e2 gene encoding transcription initiation factor IIE subunit beta, giving the protein MDPALLRERELFKKRALSNPAVEKRSATSEASGSSKKKKSRPDKESSSSSKNNTDPSNGSFNLKALSGSSGYRFGVLARIVNYMKTRHQRGDTHHLTLDEILDETKLLDIGMKQKQWLMSEALSSNPKIDVREGKYAFKPKYHLKDKKALIRLLDKHDQLGLGGVLLDDVEEGLPNAAKAIKALGDQIIFVTRPDKKKILFFNDKHCQFVVDEEFQKLWRSVPVDSIDEEKIEEYLKKQGISSMQETGPKKIAPIQKRKKPGTQRKRRFKTHNDHLNGVLEDYSEGVPSKK; this is encoded by the exons ATGGATCCAGCTCTGCTGAGAGAGCGAGAGCTCTTTAAAAAGAGAGCCCTATCTAATCCTGCAGTAGAGAAGAGATCAGCAACATCTGAGGCCTCTGGATCCTCCAAGAAGAAAAAGAGCAGACCAGACAAAGAGTCATCATCATCTTCCAAAAACAACACAG ATCCCAGTAATGGCTCCTTCAATCTCAAAGCACTTTCTGGGAGTTCAGGATACAGATTTGGAGTTTTGGCCCGAATTGTCAACTACATGAAG acGAGACACCAGAGAGGTGATACTCATCATCTGACTCTAGATGAAATTCTAGATGAGACCAAGCTGCTGGACATTGGCATGAAGCAGAAACAGTGGCTTATgagtgag GCATTATCAAGTAATCCTAAGATTGATGTGCGGGAAGGGAAATATGCCTTTAAACCCAAGTATCATCTGAAGGATAAGAAAGCTCTGATAAGACTACTGGACAAACACGATCAGCTGGGACTAGGAGGAGTGTTACTGGATGATGTGGAAGAGGGTTTACCTAACGCAGCCAAGGCTATTAAA GCACTTGGGGATCAGATTATATTTGTGACCAGGCCAGATAAGAAGAAGATTCTATTCTTCAATGACAAACACTGTCAGTTTGTTGTTGATGAAG AGTTCCAAAAGCTGTGGCGCAGCGTTCCCGTTGATTCCATAGATGAGGAAAAGATCGAAGAGTATCTGAAGAAACAGGGCATATCATCCATGCAGGAGACGGGACCAAAGAAAATA GCACCCATTCAGAAGAGGAAGAAACCTggaacacagagaaagagacgGTTTAAGACTCATAATGATCATCTGAATGGAGTACTGGAGGACTACTCTGAGGGAGTTCCCTCCAAgaagtga